One Prolixibacteraceae bacterium DNA segment encodes these proteins:
- a CDS encoding MOP flippase family protein yields the protein MLDKREHEVVKGLKWSTINKIITSVFALIQVMVLTRYLDVPVFGQVAIAWVVINFTHVFVDMGITSAVMHKLDATRRQINSLYWLNLLVSLILYGALYGLTPFLSQLYDSPTLIPVIRLLGINLVLITVGRLPQTLLQREFRFKSICLGESLSVILGTIVAIALAIDGKGIYSLVYSTLVKSCVASIIFWWKSREIHKIGWGFSLEEVKELLKIGGYAMGASILDVLSEEADILVLGITLTPHAVGVYSLVKELLSRFFTLINSVVQSVLSPYLSRLQYEPHRLKRTYCMVVHMMAQLNFPLYMGLAFLSREVLTLLYGESFQSGDIVMTFLALAYAIQSISSPVGALQIATGRTDLGFRWTIFRVIITPLVIFLSSFWGAEAVAASFFALCLFMQYPAWRIMIYRMIDLSFIDYIRCYSRSFVIICICLILSFLLNPFIPFESLWGLIVAKGAFIALLFLILTFFVDRRGWRQYMEWGRNFRSLI from the coding sequence ATGTTAGATAAGAGAGAACATGAGGTGGTAAAGGGCTTAAAGTGGAGTACAATAAATAAAATCATTACCTCTGTTTTTGCATTAATTCAAGTGATGGTGTTGACCAGATATCTTGATGTACCTGTATTTGGTCAAGTAGCAATTGCTTGGGTCGTTATCAATTTTACCCATGTCTTTGTTGATATGGGGATCACTTCGGCAGTGATGCATAAACTGGATGCTACCCGTCGGCAGATTAATAGTCTTTATTGGTTGAATCTTTTAGTCTCCTTGATTCTTTATGGTGCACTTTATGGGCTGACTCCCTTTTTGTCTCAGTTATATGACTCCCCTACCTTAATTCCCGTGATACGTTTGTTGGGGATAAATCTTGTGCTTATCACTGTGGGGCGATTGCCCCAGACCCTTCTTCAACGAGAGTTTCGTTTTAAATCGATCTGTTTAGGAGAGTCGTTGTCGGTGATTCTAGGGACTATTGTTGCGATTGCTCTTGCGATCGATGGAAAAGGGATTTATAGTTTGGTCTACTCAACCTTAGTAAAGTCGTGTGTTGCTAGCATTATTTTTTGGTGGAAGAGTCGTGAGATACATAAGATAGGTTGGGGTTTCTCTTTGGAGGAGGTAAAGGAACTTTTAAAGATTGGAGGGTATGCTATGGGTGCCTCAATATTAGATGTGCTTTCGGAAGAGGCCGATATATTGGTCTTGGGTATTACTTTAACTCCTCATGCTGTTGGGGTCTATTCATTGGTAAAAGAGTTGCTTTCTCGTTTCTTTACATTGATTAATTCAGTGGTCCAATCTGTATTGAGTCCTTATCTGTCAAGATTACAATATGAACCTCACAGATTAAAACGAACCTATTGTATGGTGGTTCATATGATGGCACAGTTGAATTTTCCACTCTATATGGGGCTTGCTTTCCTCTCTAGAGAGGTACTTACGCTACTTTATGGTGAGTCATTTCAGTCTGGCGATATTGTAATGACATTTTTAGCTCTGGCTTATGCGATACAGTCTATCTCTAGCCCTGTAGGTGCATTACAGATCGCTACAGGACGTACAGATCTTGGATTTCGTTGGACTATCTTTCGTGTGATCATTACCCCGCTAGTGATCTTCTTGAGTAGCTTCTGGGGAGCAGAAGCAGTGGCAGCTTCTTTTTTTGCTCTTTGTCTTTTTATGCAATATCCCGCTTGGAGAATTATGATATATCGTATGATTGATCTGAGTTTTATTGATTATATCCGATGTTATTCTCGAAGCTTTGTCATAATATGTATCTGTCTTATACTCTCTTTTCTTTTGAATCCCTTTATTCCTTTTGAATCTTTATGGGGGCTAATCGTTGCCAAAGGTGCTTTTATCGCTTTGCTCTTCCTTATCCTTACTTTCTTTGTGGATAGAAGAGGGTGGAGACAGTATATGGAGTGGGGAAGAAACTTTCGATCACTTATTTAA
- a CDS encoding serine O-acetyltransferase produces MFFNKWIQHYYLDQGDQSCYKGKKIISHYRLGNSLYHHQNKNIFRKLLFRIYAIYYHRFIYQTLCCDIPFATHIGKRFTIHHGHGIVIHQDCIIGEDVTIHHLVTIGNKMGKDGKLSAPPTIGNYVEIGAGAIILGDIHIGTNARIGAGAVVTKEVPKGATVVGNPAHIITEHLL; encoded by the coding sequence ATGTTTTTCAATAAGTGGATACAGCACTATTATCTCGACCAAGGAGATCAATCCTGTTATAAGGGTAAAAAGATTATTAGCCATTATCGACTAGGGAATAGCCTCTATCATCATCAAAACAAAAATATCTTTAGGAAACTATTATTTAGAATATATGCCATATACTATCACCGTTTTATCTATCAAACCCTTTGTTGTGATATTCCTTTTGCAACACACATAGGAAAACGCTTTACCATACACCATGGACATGGAATTGTGATTCACCAAGACTGTATTATCGGAGAGGATGTCACCATTCATCACCTTGTAACCATTGGAAACAAGATGGGGAAAGATGGTAAACTCAGCGCTCCCCCTACCATTGGAAACTATGTGGAGATTGGAGCAGGAGCAATTATTTTAGGAGATATCCATATAGGAACGAATGCACGTATTGGTGCTGGAGCAGTAGTTACCAAAGAGGTTCCAAAAGGAGCAACAGTAGTAGGAAATCCAGCGCATATTATTACCGAACACCTTCTCTAA
- a CDS encoding SH3 domain-containing protein: MKQLKKLLLFIVFGVLSMLTHTLSAQTIYYVKASQGLNLRRGPSSNYGVVRSIPPKGKVRVMEQNSNGWWKVTYNGQEGYVSSKYLTEDKSKATSSNRKNTTSSKRSNGHSSNSRNTNSNRNNRSSNSHASDYDWGVGVRLGDPSGVTIKKELQGHALELSVGSTYVLSGKKYDDRYYNDHFNDWYHDMNYHYDDFQYIGYDISTPIAVQLHYLTQKDIHRLGDNAVRGLSWYYGFGGQFRFQTYTYDYRYKVHGDKTWYYTTGDKETDIDFGVDGVIGLEYTFSNAPISIFMDFTTMIEVFDNPFQFWFQGGLGVRYRF; encoded by the coding sequence ATGAAGCAATTGAAAAAACTACTACTCTTCATCGTGTTTGGGGTGTTGAGTATGTTGACACACACACTATCGGCTCAAACAATCTACTATGTAAAAGCATCTCAGGGACTGAACCTTAGAAGAGGTCCGTCGTCTAATTATGGTGTAGTCCGTTCTATCCCACCGAAAGGAAAGGTGAGAGTAATGGAACAAAATAGCAATGGATGGTGGAAAGTTACATACAATGGGCAGGAGGGATATGTCTCTTCCAAATATCTAACAGAGGATAAGTCTAAAGCAACCTCTTCAAACAGAAAAAATACAACTAGTTCGAAGCGTTCTAATGGACATTCATCCAATTCTCGTAATACGAACAGTAATCGTAATAATCGATCTTCTAATAGTCACGCTTCTGATTATGATTGGGGTGTTGGAGTTCGTTTGGGAGACCCCAGTGGTGTGACTATCAAGAAGGAGTTGCAGGGACATGCTTTAGAGCTTAGTGTTGGAAGTACTTATGTTTTATCGGGAAAAAAGTATGACGATCGCTATTATAATGATCATTTTAATGATTGGTATCATGATATGAATTATCATTATGATGATTTTCAATATATAGGGTATGATATCTCTACGCCAATCGCTGTCCAACTTCATTATCTTACTCAGAAAGATATCCATCGTTTGGGTGACAATGCGGTTCGTGGTTTGAGTTGGTACTATGGTTTTGGTGGACAGTTTCGTTTTCAGACCTATACTTACGACTATCGTTACAAAGTACATGGCGACAAAACATGGTACTATACCACAGGGGATAAAGAGACTGATATCGACTTTGGAGTAGATGGAGTAATTGGCTTGGAATATACTTTTTCCAATGCTCCGATCTCTATCTTTATGGATTTTACTACTATGATAGAGGTGTTTGATAATCCTTTTCAGTTTTGGTTTCAGGGAGGTCTAGGCGTACGTTATCGATTTTAA
- a CDS encoding ISAzo13 family transposase, translated as MSYVADHMAGSPTDPNVKWTHLRPCDIATFILMKYDITLSNGQIKRILKNNGYCRRKPSKSISTGESKNREEQFHVIRVLMLLFTNMPHNPIISIDTKKKEVLGQLTRDQGVLCKKEGTPKVYDHDYSYLTTGKAIPHGIYDIKHNNDYMSIGDSHETAEFVIENLLWWWNNFGVYNYPEATQILILCDCGGANGYRHHLFKVLLQALAAKIGLKISIVHYPPYCSKYNPIERLLFSQVHRSLKDTLLTDVNQVADLIGKTITKQGLIVQVRVVVKQYQTGKRSSKEDIAVKKILYNKKLPDLSYTILP; from the coding sequence TTGTCTTATGTTGCAGATCATATGGCAGGAAGTCCAACGGACCCAAATGTAAAATGGACTCATCTTCGACCTTGTGATATTGCAACGTTTATTCTAATGAAATATGACATAACACTGTCTAATGGGCAGATTAAAAGAATATTAAAAAACAACGGTTACTGTCGCCGCAAACCTAGTAAATCGATAAGTACTGGTGAAAGTAAAAATAGAGAAGAACAATTTCATGTCATACGAGTTTTAATGTTGCTGTTTACCAACATGCCACACAATCCAATCATAAGTATAGACACTAAGAAAAAAGAAGTCCTCGGGCAATTAACAAGAGATCAAGGAGTATTATGCAAAAAAGAAGGAACTCCGAAGGTTTATGATCATGACTATTCATATTTAACAACAGGTAAAGCTATTCCACATGGTATTTATGATATAAAACACAACAATGATTATATGTCTATAGGAGACTCGCATGAAACCGCGGAGTTTGTCATTGAGAATTTATTGTGGTGGTGGAACAACTTTGGAGTTTACAATTATCCTGAGGCTACACAGATATTGATACTTTGCGATTGCGGTGGAGCCAATGGATATAGGCATCACTTATTCAAAGTACTGTTGCAAGCACTTGCGGCTAAGATCGGACTGAAAATATCGATAGTGCACTATCCGCCATATTGTTCTAAATATAATCCGATTGAGAGATTGTTATTCTCACAAGTACATAGAAGTTTAAAGGACACTTTATTGACAGATGTTAATCAAGTAGCGGATTTGATTGGAAAAACAATAACGAAACAAGGACTTATAGTTCAAGTTAGAGTAGTAGTAAAACAATATCAGACAGGTAAAAGATCTTCTAAGGAAGACATAGCTGTCAAGAAGATCCTTTACAATAAAAAATTGCCTGATTTATCATATACGATTCTACCTTAA
- a CDS encoding RagB/SusD family nutrient uptake outer membrane protein, which translates to MKYTINIISVALLLLISSCKDYLDIVPDNLATIDNAFQTKYDAQRFLYTCYSFLPRSGQVNEDPALLCGDEVWMNDLVTQRGNQVARGYLSAINPEYNFWDGVNGGKGLFVAIRDCHIFYDKIGMVEELSSKERDEWIAEVKFLEAYYNWYLVRMYGPIPIIDDNHPVGIDLKETYVKRQNVDKCFAHIVSLIDEAIQKLPSIRRNEGEEYGRITKSIALAIKARILTTYASPLFNGNIDYTELQNKDGEKLFPSSYDETRWEVAATACKAAIDECEAASLRLYNMGDYISKYPLSDFTMRKMMMRNIIMDNANPEFIWGNTLSNVNDLQNQASPKFFSVQNYWMSNRYSVTMRIVDQFYSKNGVPISEDIDYEYSTRFDLTDVDASDYLFSKPNATTAKINLNRENRFYSTLGFNRGNWFGNGKTTDDTDTWYIEGMLGEASSVSNASAYNTTGYWAKKLISPENELNTDGSYTRTRYAFPIMRMADLYLLYAETLNESSGPSAEVYKYIDMIRSRAGLEGVVESWGKYSKIPSKPTTKTGLREIVHQEREIELALEGRRFWDLRRWKECESLMNNKVIKGWNVLSPNGDEGYYTLTNLYQQSFTIKDYFWPIREGNLNINPNLVQNIGWKN; encoded by the coding sequence ATGAAATATACAATTAATATAATTAGTGTCGCATTGCTACTGCTAATAAGTAGTTGTAAGGATTATCTAGACATTGTGCCAGATAATTTAGCAACTATTGATAATGCATTTCAAACGAAATATGATGCCCAAAGATTTCTATATACTTGTTACTCCTTCTTGCCTAGGTCTGGTCAAGTAAATGAAGATCCTGCTTTGCTTTGTGGAGATGAAGTTTGGATGAATGACTTAGTAACACAAAGAGGTAATCAAGTTGCAAGAGGATATCTTTCTGCGATAAATCCTGAGTATAATTTCTGGGATGGTGTCAATGGAGGAAAAGGCTTATTTGTGGCTATTCGTGATTGTCATATCTTTTATGATAAAATAGGGATGGTAGAGGAGTTATCATCCAAAGAACGTGATGAATGGATTGCAGAGGTCAAGTTTTTGGAAGCATACTATAATTGGTATCTCGTAAGAATGTATGGACCTATACCAATCATTGATGATAATCATCCTGTTGGAATAGATTTAAAAGAGACTTATGTTAAAAGACAGAATGTTGACAAATGTTTTGCACATATTGTCTCTTTAATTGACGAAGCAATTCAAAAGTTGCCTTCTATTAGAAGAAATGAAGGTGAAGAGTATGGTAGAATTACCAAATCGATAGCTTTAGCTATTAAGGCAAGAATTCTAACTACTTATGCGAGTCCTCTTTTCAACGGGAATATTGACTATACTGAACTACAGAATAAAGATGGCGAGAAACTTTTCCCTTCTTCCTATGATGAGACGCGATGGGAAGTTGCAGCGACTGCTTGTAAAGCCGCTATTGATGAGTGTGAAGCTGCAAGCCTACGACTATATAATATGGGAGATTATATCTCTAAATATCCTCTTTCTGATTTTACGATGAGAAAAATGATGATGAGAAACATCATTATGGATAATGCAAATCCAGAGTTCATTTGGGGGAATACACTTTCGAATGTGAATGACTTGCAGAATCAAGCTTCTCCAAAATTCTTTTCTGTTCAAAACTATTGGATGTCAAATCGATATTCGGTAACGATGCGTATTGTAGATCAATTCTATAGTAAAAATGGAGTCCCTATCTCTGAAGATATTGATTATGAGTACTCTACCCGATTTGATTTAACTGATGTCGATGCTTCAGATTATCTTTTCTCAAAACCTAATGCTACAACAGCAAAAATCAATTTAAATAGAGAGAATCGTTTCTACTCAACTTTGGGTTTTAATAGAGGTAATTGGTTTGGAAATGGAAAAACAACAGACGATACAGACACATGGTATATTGAGGGAATGTTAGGAGAGGCTTCTTCTGTTAGTAATGCGAGTGCATATAATACTACAGGGTATTGGGCTAAGAAACTAATAAGCCCAGAAAATGAATTGAATACTGATGGTAGTTATACTAGAACACGATATGCTTTTCCAATTATGAGAATGGCAGATCTCTATCTTCTTTATGCCGAAACATTAAATGAATCATCTGGACCTTCTGCAGAAGTGTATAAATATATCGATATGATTAGAAGCAGAGCAGGTCTTGAAGGGGTAGTTGAGTCATGGGGAAAGTATAGTAAAATACCTTCTAAACCTACGACAAAAACAGGTCTTCGCGAGATTGTTCATCAAGAAAGAGAAATTGAATTGGCATTAGAGGGAAGACGTTTTTGGGACTTGCGTCGATGGAAAGAGTGTGAGTCATTAATGAACAATAAAGTGATTAAAGGGTGGAATGTTCTCTCTCCTAATGGGGATGAAGGATACTATACTTTGACTAATTTATACCAACAAAGTTTCACTATTAAAGACTATTTCTGGCCTATACGTGAAGGAAACTTGAATATAAACCCTAATCTTGTTCAAAATATAGGATGGAAAAATTAA
- a CDS encoding TonB-dependent receptor, whose product MSSKVGILFLFVSLLVPHVFASNPPVEIHTSINQSQKKSIKGVVRDENGETLPGANVTIKGSTSGVITGLDGTFEMLVNPTDIIKISYIGYEVKELKVENRVNFDVTLKSDQNEIEEVTIVAFGKQKKESVIASIETVDTKELKVPSSNLTTALAGRMSGVISYQRSGEPGQDNASFFVRGISTFGTNNNPLILIDNVESTTTELSSLNPDDIASFSVMKDATAAALYGSRGANGVLLIKTKEGRVGKVSVSFRAETSISQPTFDLDLVDPVTFMEQYNATSMSRSPNTKLPFAPEKIHFTKKNVNPYVYPAVDWRDMMFDKQTVNQRYNMNVTGGGKFAKYFLAASLTDDNGNLKMDKRNNFNSNINLKKYQVRSNVNFNFSDNTKGAIKITGQFDDYIGPVDGGSSLYNQALDASPVLFPAFYAPDEANKYTNHVLFGNFEENATYRNPYAQMVRGYKEYSRTNINFQAELSHEFDFIKGLKWRALANTTRRSYFDVIRKYNPYFYSVGNYDIMNDTYVLNNLNPTEGTEYLSYSEEGKSMETTMYFETALNYDKTINEKHNFGSMLVFTMQSRLKAFTGNIQQSLAYRNTGLAGRFTYNYDSKYLLELNFGYNGSERFAEKNRFGFFPSAGLGWNVSKEAFYKNNGISNVIDKLKLKGTYGLVGNDNISGSAEDRFFYLANVNMNSSGFGASFGNRFGEYADGVEILRYPNHDITWEIAEKMDLGVEFSLFKSITFVIDYFQENRSNILMKRNIPSTMGLQANVKSNAGEAESSGIDASMDINHSFNKNFWISGRGNFTYATGTFTKYEEPAYPDTPWRSHEGMKLGQQYGLIAERLFVDEADVKNSPVQQFGDYGAGDIKYKDLNNDGIISNLDKTAIGLPTTPEIVYGAGISLGLYNFDFSCFFQGSARSSFWIDYNNTAPFISDGDNKGQRGLLQAYMDDHWTEENRDIYALFPRFDDGSNTNNGQTSTWFMRDGSFLRLKSLEFGYTFPKNFTKSVGITNFRVYYSGSNLAYWSEFDLWDTEMGGSGFKYPLQKVHNIGVQLSF is encoded by the coding sequence ATGAGTAGCAAAGTAGGGATATTATTTCTATTTGTGAGCTTACTGGTACCTCATGTATTTGCCAGTAATCCTCCTGTAGAAATCCACACCTCTATCAATCAATCACAAAAAAAGAGTATTAAAGGGGTTGTTAGAGATGAAAATGGAGAAACACTTCCTGGAGCAAACGTAACTATTAAAGGAAGTACATCAGGTGTAATTACAGGACTAGATGGAACTTTTGAGATGTTGGTAAATCCAACTGACATCATTAAGATATCCTATATCGGATATGAAGTAAAAGAGCTAAAAGTCGAAAATAGAGTTAATTTTGATGTAACCTTAAAGAGTGACCAGAATGAGATTGAAGAGGTTACCATTGTCGCATTTGGTAAGCAAAAGAAAGAGAGTGTTATCGCCTCTATTGAAACTGTAGATACCAAAGAGTTAAAAGTACCATCGAGTAACTTGACCACAGCATTGGCAGGACGTATGTCTGGAGTTATTTCATATCAAAGAAGCGGTGAGCCAGGACAGGATAATGCCTCTTTTTTCGTACGAGGAATTTCCACTTTTGGAACAAATAATAATCCATTAATTCTTATCGATAATGTAGAGTCTACTACCACAGAGCTTTCATCATTAAACCCAGATGATATTGCAAGTTTTTCAGTGATGAAAGATGCAACTGCAGCAGCTCTTTATGGGTCACGAGGAGCAAATGGTGTTTTATTAATTAAGACAAAAGAGGGTCGAGTTGGAAAGGTTTCAGTATCCTTTAGAGCAGAGACTTCTATCTCTCAACCAACCTTTGACTTAGACTTAGTTGATCCTGTTACATTTATGGAACAGTATAATGCAACATCGATGTCTCGTTCTCCGAACACAAAACTTCCTTTTGCACCTGAGAAAATTCACTTCACGAAGAAGAATGTGAATCCATATGTTTACCCTGCTGTTGATTGGAGGGATATGATGTTTGATAAGCAAACAGTGAACCAAAGGTACAATATGAATGTGACAGGTGGAGGGAAGTTTGCAAAATACTTCTTGGCAGCCTCTCTTACAGATGATAATGGTAACTTGAAGATGGATAAACGTAACAACTTCAATAGTAATATCAACCTAAAGAAGTATCAAGTTAGATCCAATGTAAACTTCAATTTTTCTGATAATACCAAAGGAGCCATTAAGATTACGGGACAATTCGATGATTATATCGGACCTGTAGATGGTGGTAGTTCATTATATAATCAGGCTTTGGATGCCTCTCCTGTACTTTTTCCTGCATTTTATGCCCCAGATGAAGCAAACAAGTATACAAACCATGTACTGTTTGGTAATTTTGAGGAAAATGCTACTTATCGAAACCCTTATGCACAGATGGTGCGAGGGTATAAAGAGTATAGTAGAACTAATATTAACTTTCAAGCTGAGTTATCTCATGAATTTGATTTTATAAAAGGTTTGAAGTGGCGGGCTTTAGCAAACACAACGAGACGTTCCTATTTTGATGTTATTCGTAAATACAACCCTTACTTTTATAGTGTCGGGAATTATGATATTATGAATGATACATATGTCTTGAATAACTTAAATCCAACCGAAGGTACAGAGTACTTATCTTATTCAGAAGAGGGAAAGTCCATGGAAACTACCATGTATTTTGAGACTGCTTTGAATTATGATAAGACAATAAATGAAAAACATAATTTTGGGTCCATGTTGGTGTTTACAATGCAAAGTCGATTAAAAGCCTTCACTGGAAATATTCAACAATCTTTGGCATATAGAAATACTGGATTAGCTGGTCGATTTACTTACAATTATGATTCGAAATATCTTTTAGAGCTTAACTTCGGATATAACGGTTCAGAGCGTTTTGCCGAGAAAAATAGATTTGGATTTTTTCCTTCTGCAGGTTTAGGATGGAATGTTTCTAAGGAGGCATTTTATAAAAATAATGGAATATCCAATGTAATTGACAAACTTAAGCTTAAGGGTACCTATGGTCTGGTAGGTAATGATAATATAAGTGGAAGTGCAGAGGATCGATTCTTTTATCTTGCGAATGTTAATATGAATTCAAGTGGATTTGGTGCATCTTTTGGAAATCGCTTTGGAGAGTATGCAGATGGTGTTGAAATATTAAGGTATCCAAACCATGATATTACTTGGGAGATTGCTGAAAAGATGGATCTTGGAGTTGAGTTTTCTCTTTTTAAATCGATCACCTTTGTTATAGATTACTTCCAAGAGAATAGATCTAATATTTTGATGAAAAGAAATATTCCTTCGACAATGGGATTACAAGCCAACGTGAAGAGTAATGCTGGGGAAGCAGAAAGTAGTGGTATTGATGCTTCGATGGATATTAATCACTCTTTTAATAAGAATTTTTGGATCTCTGGTCGTGGTAATTTTACTTATGCTACAGGAACATTTACAAAGTATGAAGAGCCTGCCTATCCAGATACTCCGTGGAGATCTCATGAAGGGATGAAATTAGGACAGCAGTATGGTTTAATTGCAGAGCGACTGTTTGTTGATGAGGCAGATGTAAAGAACTCTCCAGTGCAACAGTTTGGTGATTATGGTGCTGGTGATATAAAATATAAAGATTTGAATAATGATGGAATTATCAGTAATCTCGATAAAACAGCCATTGGATTGCCAACCACTCCTGAGATTGTTTATGGTGCAGGAATTTCATTAGGGCTGTATAATTTTGATTTTTCTTGTTTCTTCCAAGGATCTGCAAGATCTTCATTTTGGATTGATTACAATAATACCGCACCTTTTATTTCAGATGGAGATAATAAGGGACAAAGAGGATTGCTTCAAGCTTATATGGATGACCATTGGACAGAAGAGAATAGAGATATATATGCTCTTTTTCCTCGTTTTGATGATGGATCTAATACCAACAATGGACAAACTAGTACTTGGTTTATGAGAGATGGATCATTCTTGAGACTTAAAAGTTTAGAGTTTGGATATACGTTCCCTAAAAACTTCACAAAGTCTGTCGGTATCACAAACTTTAGGGTCTACTATAGTGGATCAAACTTAGCTTATTGGAGTGAATTCGATCTTTGGGATACTGAGATGGGAGGTTCTGGATTCAAATACCCATTACAGAAAGTGCATAATATTGGAGTTCAACTATCTTTCTAA
- a CDS encoding transposase: MLFYFFHLEYYEVPFDNNASERSIRNIKIKQKVSAGYRTEEGAQRYAMLRSIVDTLKKQGKSVVRMIAHWLSQNHLKVSWQ, encoded by the coding sequence TTGTTATTTTATTTCTTTCACTTAGAGTATTACGAAGTTCCTTTTGACAACAATGCATCCGAAAGGTCAATACGTAATATTAAAATAAAACAAAAAGTATCTGCAGGTTATCGAACAGAAGAAGGAGCCCAAAGGTATGCCATGTTACGCTCTATTGTTGATACACTTAAAAAACAAGGAAAGAGTGTAGTGAGAATGATTGCTCATTGGTTATCTCAAAACCATCTTAAGGTCAGTTGGCAATAA
- a CDS encoding DUF4959 domain-containing protein encodes MKRFTIYILLITFLLVSCGEKFESKPLKVDGTPPSKITSVIEVINKHGGATIKYTLPALNDLQYVEAKYVSKGEVKSQKVSAFENEIEIKGLSLEDVGEQDVELYIVDKGENRSEPVTAKISPTTPHYINIFKSITSFEDFGGALFKWSNPDSIPVYIDFMIRDEEGVLSSKSLLSTSSPEGTYNVRGLDPVARDFAAVVMDRYKNISDTFKINLTPLEEMQFPNEELGYLELNNDVAWDAWEGDWSHLFDGNLQNVLHTRGGEGWPVSLTLDLGKERKISRFKIWQRQDQSHFAYTHGNPKSFVIYGTNQTPSQSGDWDEWTEIMDFTIKKSSGLPLGQENAEDMKVWSDGHDVPFKADVPKYRYIRLKFTETWDGATYVGMGDMAFYGSPEK; translated from the coding sequence ATGAAACGATTTACTATATACATACTATTAATAACTTTTCTACTTGTTTCTTGTGGAGAAAAGTTTGAATCGAAGCCATTAAAAGTGGATGGTACACCTCCTAGTAAAATTACTTCTGTCATTGAGGTGATCAATAAACATGGAGGAGCAACAATTAAATATACGCTTCCAGCCCTGAATGATTTACAGTATGTGGAGGCAAAATATGTATCCAAAGGAGAGGTGAAATCTCAAAAAGTATCCGCTTTTGAAAATGAAATTGAGATTAAAGGTTTGTCTCTAGAAGATGTTGGCGAACAGGATGTGGAACTTTATATAGTGGACAAAGGGGAGAATCGATCGGAACCTGTGACTGCAAAAATATCTCCAACAACACCTCACTATATCAATATCTTTAAGTCAATTACTAGTTTTGAAGATTTTGGTGGTGCATTATTTAAATGGAGTAATCCGGATAGCATTCCTGTTTATATTGATTTTATGATTAGAGATGAAGAAGGAGTGCTAAGCTCAAAATCCTTGTTGTCGACAAGCTCTCCAGAAGGTACATATAATGTAAGAGGGTTAGATCCTGTTGCACGTGATTTCGCTGCTGTAGTCATGGACAGGTACAAGAATATTTCGGATACATTCAAGATTAATTTGACTCCATTAGAAGAAATGCAATTCCCGAATGAAGAATTGGGTTATTTAGAACTAAATAATGATGTTGCTTGGGATGCATGGGAAGGAGATTGGAGTCATTTGTTTGATGGCAATTTACAAAATGTTCTACATACTAGAGGTGGTGAAGGATGGCCAGTATCTTTAACATTGGATCTAGGTAAAGAGAGAAAAATCAGTCGTTTTAAGATTTGGCAACGACAAGATCAAAGTCATTTTGCATATACCCATGGTAATCCAAAATCTTTTGTTATTTATGGTACCAATCAAACACCATCACAAAGTGGGGATTGGGATGAGTGGACTGAGATCATGGACTTCACGATTAAAAAATCATCAGGATTACCTCTTGGTCAAGAAAATGCTGAAGATATGAAAGTTTGGAGTGATGGACATGATGTTCCTTTTAAAGCGGACGTGCCAAAGTATCGTTATATACGATTAAAATTTACTGAAACTTGGGATGGTGCTACCTATGTCGGAATGGGAGACATGGCATTTTATGGTTCACCTGAAAAATAG